In Felis catus isolate Fca126 chromosome B1, F.catus_Fca126_mat1.0, whole genome shotgun sequence, the sequence GTTTCAGGCCATTGACCACGTGACTGTCTCAGAGCACATAGGCTGTAAGAGCCACGTCTGCTTGTGGGGTGAACATCTGTGCTGTCGAGCCATTGGCCCTCCTCATCCACTGTGGAGGCATCAGGGTCGATGCCCTGCTCTTTGACTGAGCCACTGCTCTTTCCTGAGCCAGGATTTTGAACAGGCCAATGAAGAGTGGAAAAGCTTCGTGCTGTCCTGGAACGTTGGCCCAGGGAATCCTCCATGACTATGTCAGAGTTTAAGGGCATatcctcttctttttctgctgtttctccTTCCGGGTCAACCCAGGCGGAACTTTCTTTAAATGTAAGGCCTGTGCCTCTTTTGATTTCCTCTCCATGCCTGTCTTCGGCATCATAGTTGATTTCTGGAAATTCATCAATTAGTTCAAAGGTTTCTTCTTCTTGGACCAAAGGGTATGTGGCTGTGTTCTTGGGCCAACCAGCATCAAAAGAGGACAAAGAAGCAGAACCAAATGAGGGTCTGGAATGAGCAGAAGTATTTCTGGATCCCCTATTTCTGGCTTTCTGCACATCTTCTGGAACTCCTTCTAACAGCCCCTCCCCAGACGCTGAGAACATGCCTGTTGTGTTATGAGGATGGGAGGTTTTCAAGGGCACGTGGCTGTGTCGTTGACTTTGCAAAGACTCTAAATTGTCATCCTTGGACACTTGGAGAGAGAGACCGTGAAGCTCTGAAGATAGTGGATGTACAGGTCTGGTTTCCTCATTGATGTCTTCAGACGGGGCAGCGGAACACTCAGTATCCACAAGGTGCACTTCTTTGCAAGGCTCTTTTCTGGTTGACCTATCGTCCACATAATTCACTTCCTCCCAGCTGGTAGAAGAGCTAACCACCGATAATTCGCTCCAAGAACTGGAGCACTGGCTGTCACTCAGAGACTTGTTCAAAACAGCTCCTTCACCATGGCTGTGATCTGATGACTCAACCTCAGTTCCCCCATCTTGATCCAAGGAGACTCGAAAGGCATCAGAACGGGTCCAGTTTTTCCTTGCTATCCTCCTGGGTTTCTCCTGACCATTCTTAGCCTTGTGGGAGGAAGATATTACGGTGCTTTTTTGAAAATGTGGTTTGTCTTCAGTGGTACACACAGTATCTAtgttttttgtctctgtttctagAGTAGTGATACAGACTCCCGTTTTCGtatctttctgtttatctttgtTGTTCCCACAAGAGCCCTCAAAAACTTCGCACACTGAAGTGTGGTGCTGTGAATAGGTTTCAAGGATTTTTTGGAAATCTACTTGCCCATGCAAGATGGGTTTATCCAACCCGTGCTTGAAACTCTCTGGAACATAAGACTTGTCATCTAAGTTTGAGAAGCTTTGAATTTGTAAATGATCCTTTACCTGGTTGATAACTGACATGATCTCCTGAGAGAGAGTTTCTCTCTCCTGACTTTCAGAGGAAGTACTGAAACTGTACAGCTTTCCCATAGCTTCATGACAGAGCTGACTTGCTGTACGGACCACCTCTGTCTCCCCATACAGTCTTTGGTGCACAGTGGTGAGGCCAAAAGCAGCTTTGAGAAGACTGTGAAGCTCTTGTTTTCCACTAACTCGTTCATCATATCTCTTGGTGAGGAGGCCAATTTCAAAGGCCTCTTTGGCTTCACACAgatatgaatttttcatttccacaGGACAGTCATTAGAGCTAGTATAGGACAACAAGCACGTGCCACG encodes:
- the ALPK1 gene encoding alpha-protein kinase 1 isoform X4 translates to MWYEAAEVIWASIIGYLTLPQPDRKGISTSLGILADIFVSMSKNDYEKFKNNPQINLGLLKEFDHHLLSAAEACKLAAAFSPYTPLFVLTAVNIRGTCLLSYTSSNDCPVEMKNSYLCEAKEAFEIGLLTKRYDERVSGKQELHSLLKAAFGLTTVHQRLYGETEVVRTASQLCHEAMGKLYSFSTSSESQERETLSQEIMSVINQVKDHLQIQSFSNLDDKSYVPESFKHGLDKPILHGQVDFQKILETYSQHHTSVCEVFEGSCGNNKDKQKDTKTGVCITTLETETKNIDTVCTTEDKPHFQKSTVISSSHKAKNGQEKPRRIARKNWTRSDAFRVSLDQDGGTEVESSDHSHGEGAVLNKSLSDSQCSSSWSELSVVSSSTSWEEVNYVDDRSTRKEPCKEVHLVDTECSAAPSEDINEETRPVHPLSSELHGLSLQVSKDDNLESLQSQRHSHVPLKTSHPHNTTGMFSASGEGLLEGVPEDVQKARNRGSRNTSAHSRPSFGSASLSSFDAGWPKNTATYPLVQEEETFELIDEFPEINYDAEDRHGEEIKRGTGLTFKESSAWVDPEGETAEKEEDMPLNSDIVMEDSLGQRSRTARSFSTLHWPVQNPGSGKSSGSVKEQGIDPDASTVDEEGQWLDSTDVHPTSRRGSYSLCALRQSRGQWPETPNSSVSSNIPSSDFSKDCTTTEEGNKLGNMLNCSQNSTSSSAGWLKSPAFSSGSSEGENPQSFLNSSGSSFVSLPGMTRQEILEARTLLPDDFEKLLAGVRHDWLLQRLENTGVFKPNQLHQAYNALLLKYSKKSELWTAQETVVYLGNYLNVKKKGRQRNAFWVHHLHQEETLGRYVGKEYKEQKGLWHHFADVERQMTAQHYVTEFNKRLYEQKIPTQIFYIPSTVLLILEGKTIKGCISVEPYILGEFVKLSNNAKVVKTEYKATEYGLAYSHFSYEFSNHRDVVVDLQGWVTSNGKGLIYLTDPQIHSLDQNDVTTNFGKKGIFYFFNHQHLKCNEICHRLSLTRPSAEKPNKS
- the ALPK1 gene encoding alpha-protein kinase 1 isoform X5, giving the protein MWYEAAEGISTSLGILADIFVSMSKNDYEKFKNNPQINLGLLKEFDHHLLSAAEACKLAAAFSPYTPLFVLTAVNIRGTCLLSYTSSNDCPVEMKNSYLCEAKEAFEIGLLTKRYDERVSGKQELHSLLKAAFGLTTVHQRLYGETEVVRTASQLCHEAMGKLYSFSTSSESQERETLSQEIMSVINQVKDHLQIQSFSNLDDKSYVPESFKHGLDKPILHGQVDFQKILETYSQHHTSVCEVFEGSCGNNKDKQKDTKTGVCITTLETETKNIDTVCTTEDKPHFQKSTVISSSHKAKNGQEKPRRIARKNWTRSDAFRVSLDQDGGTEVESSDHSHGEGAVLNKSLSDSQCSSSWSELSVVSSSTSWEEVNYVDDRSTRKEPCKEVHLVDTECSAAPSEDINEETRPVHPLSSELHGLSLQVSKDDNLESLQSQRHSHVPLKTSHPHNTTGMFSASGEGLLEGVPEDVQKARNRGSRNTSAHSRPSFGSASLSSFDAGWPKNTATYPLVQEEETFELIDEFPEINYDAEDRHGEEIKRGTGLTFKESSAWVDPEGETAEKEEDMPLNSDIVMEDSLGQRSRTARSFSTLHWPVQNPGSGKSSGSVKEQGIDPDASTVDEEGQWLDSTDVHPTSRRGSYSLCALRQSRGQWPETPNSSVSSNIPSSDFSKDCTTTEEGNKLGNMLNCSQNSTSSSAGWLKSPAFSSGSSEGENPQSFLNSSGSSFVSLPGMTRQEILEARTLLPDDFEKLLAGVRHDWLLQRLENTGVFKPNQLHQAYNALLLKYSKKSELWTAQETVVYLGNYLNVKKKGRQRNAFWVHHLHQEETLGRYVGKEYKEQKGLWHHFADVERQMTAQHYVTEFNKRLYEQKIPTQIFYIPSTVLLILEGKTIKGCISVEPYILGEFVKLSNNAKVVKTEYKATEYGLAYSHFSYEFSNHRDVVVDLQGWVTSNGKGLIYLTDPQIHSLDQNDVTTNFGKKGIFYFFNHQHLKCNEICHRLSLTRPSAEKPNKS